In Aspergillus nidulans FGSC A4 chromosome IV, a single window of DNA contains:
- a CDS encoding putative NAD+ kinase Utr1 (transcript_id=CADANIAT00000792): MASPNFRDDSIKPQNLTDLPCSPSPLTDSAAPPLSDPSPSTSKTVGASLLRDYALHIDPSQTPNEVGRKDSEESFTPAASTASPHRVPAQEDHSPSSNPTAFPFRAAFSVTRHSRKAFSCDLIPRQTIMKALASRPTSNHQNSNMPLAAPFGLQSPTSPSSPPDETERRPHTSSSQKLSAALSNLQLASDADRVPTTRLIMQSPCFFHKRFDDAVNLQKVLEEITDDEWLSHSRLLQTATGVREVSKQLQRRPIKRAVKNVMIVTKARDNSLVHLTRELAEWLLSTPRYGSDLGVNVYVDAKLRHSKRFDAQGLIQKNPAYEHMIRYWTPDLCWTSPEKFDLVLTLGGDGTVLFTSWLFQRIVPPVLCFSLGSLGFLTNFEFENYKSHLNAVMGDVGMRVNLRMRFTCTVFRKDRSKGAEAGAVEEGEQFEVLNELVIDRGPSPYVSNLELYADNDLLTVVQADGCIFSTPTGSTAYSLSAGGSLIHPSIPGILLTPICPHTLSFRPMVLSDSLLLRIAVPSGSRSTAYCSFDGKGRVELRQGDYVTVEASQYPFPTVVANNGEWFQSVQRALRWNTRGAVQKSWHSGDTSVDAADDENEDEEWDIDTDAGYNGTDSGLGPSEDGDAGSNSPMKRQMSLLGMQP; encoded by the exons ATGGCTTCTCCCAACTTCCGCGATGACTCTATAAAGCCCCAGAACCTCACCGATTTGCCTTGCTCACCCTCTCCTTTAACCGACTCCGCAGCCCCACCATTATCAGACCCGTCACCCTCAACGTCGAAGACCGTCGGAGCTTCGCTCTTACGTGACTATGCCTTGCATATAGACCCTTCACAAACTCCGAACGAAGTCGGCCGGAAGGACTCTGAAGAGTCTTTTACACCCGCTGCCAGCACCGCCTCACCGCACCGTGTGCCGGCGCAAGAAGACCACTCACCATCGTCCAACCCGACTGCCTTCCCATTTCGCGCAGCGTTCTCGGTGACGCGGCATAGTCGGAAAGCCTTCTCTTGCGATTTGATACCCAGACAAACAATCATGAAAGCCCTCGCTTCGCGACCGACATCGAATCACCAGAACTCCAATatgccgctggcggcgccCTTTGGTCTTCAGAGTCCGACCTCTCCCTCCAGTCCTCCAGACGAGACAGAGCGCCGTCCACACACATCATCGTCGCAGAAACTCTCCGCCGCTCTGTCGAATCTACAGCTCGCATCAGACGCTGATCGCGTTCCCACTACCCGCCTTATTATGCAGTCGCCGTGTTTTTTCCATAAGCGGTTTGACGATGCAGTAAATCTCCAAAAGGTGCTTGAAGAGATAACGGATGACGAGTGGCTGTCACACTCCCGCCTTTTGCAGACGGCAACAGGAGTCCGGGAGGTCTCTaagcagctccagcgccgacCGATAAAGCGCGCGGTCAAGAATGTCATGATCGTTACAAAGGCGCGTGATAATAGTCTAGTCCACTTGACTCGTGAATTGGCGGAATGGCTCCTGTCTACACCACGTTACGGGAGCGACCTCGGCGTAAATGTGTACGTGGATGCTAAGCTACGGCATTCAAAGCGATTTGACGCCCAGGGCCTGATTCAGAAGAACCCAGCTTATGAACATATGATCCGCTACTGGACTCCAGACCTCTGTTGGACATCTCCAGAGAAGTTCGACCTTGTGCTTACGCTGGGAGGAGATGGGACTGTCCTGTTCACGTCCTGGCTGTTCCAACGTATCGTCCCGCCTGTCCTTTGTTTTTCTCTAGGCAGTCTGGGGTTCCTTACGAACTTTGAGTTCGAAAATTACAAGTCTCACCTGAACGCAGTCATGGGCGATGTCGGTATGAGAGTCAACCTTCGAATGCGATTCACCTGCACAGTTTTCCGAAAGGACCGGAGTAAGGGCGCGGAAGCCGGtgcggtggaagaaggcgagCAGTTTGAGGTGCTCAACGAGCTTGTCATCGATCGAGGGCCGTCGCCATATGTGTCGAATCTTGAGCTGTACGCGGACAACGATCTGCTTACCGTTGTTCAAGCAGATGGCTGTATCTTTTCCACTCCGACTG GCTCCACTGCCTACTCACTGTCCGCTGGCGGCTCTCTCATCCACCCCTCTATTCCTGGAATTCTCCTCACACCCATTTGTCCTCATACTCTATCTTTCCGTCCCATGGTCCTCTCCgattctcttctcctccgcattGCTGTCCCGTCAGGGTCTAGGTCGACGGCATACTGTTCGTTTGACGGCAAAGGCCGTGTAGAACTTCGCCAAGGTGACTATGTCACCGTCGAGGCGAGCCAATACCCCTTCCCAACCGTTGTTGCCAACAATGGAGAGTGGTTCCAGAGCGTCCAGCGGGCGCTTCGCTGGAATACACGTGGGGCAGTCCAGAAGAGCTGGCATAGCGGCGATACCTCTGTGGatgccgccgatgatgagaacgaggacgaggaatggGACATAGACACCGATGCCGGGTACAACGGCACCGATAGCGGCCTTGGACCgagcgaagacggcgacgcCGGATCAAATAGTCCCATGAAGCGGCAGATGAGTCTGCTTGGGATGCAGCCGTGa
- a CDS encoding sugar porter family MFS transporter (transcript_id=CADANIAT00000793), whose translation MSFFKNSRVYMLSAVAYMGSFLFGYDTGVMGSVLALDSFKHDFHMATGSTGFASSKEAEISSNVVALLTAGCFFGAIAGAIANDRYGRKNSLLVLSVIFMIGAAVQTGGRGTIAYIYGGRVIAGFGIGGMSAITPIYVSENCPPNVRGRIAGLFQEFLVIGVTVSYWLCYGVEKNIAPSTKQWRIPIGFQLVPSGLMFIGLWFLKESPRWLMKQGRREEATASLAFTRRADPNSDEVQQELAEIRASIEEELRSTEGVTWREVLLPGNRLRFLNAFLIMFWQQFSGTNSIGYYAPQLFQTIGVASTDTSLFTTGIYGVVKVVSTGLFLLIGIDRFGRKWSLVGGGWAMAVFMFILGAVLVSYPPVNTDTISNASIAMIVMIYLYVISYSASWGPIPWVYISEIFPTRLRAYGVGMGSATQWLFNFVVTKFTPSAISNIGWRTFIMFGVFCFAMGLWVCIFIKETKGKRLEDMDDIFGGKTVEQMQKDIEQADVEEQTEVEKTQTRHEEQVVR comes from the exons ATgtctttcttcaagaacTCCCGAGTATATATGCTCAGTGCCGTGGCATACATGGGGTCTTTCCTGTTCG GCTACGACACTGGGGTTATGGGAAGCGTGCTCGCGCTTGACAGCTTCAAACACGACTTTCACATGGCTACCGGCAGTACTGGTTTCGcgagcagcaaagaagccgaGATCTCATCTAACGTCGTCGCCCTTCTAACAGCAGGCTGTTTCTTCGGCGCCATCGCAGGCGCCATCGCGAATGACCGGTACGGACGTAAGAACTCGCTTCTCGTGCTCTCCGTGATATTCATGATTGGGGCTGCAGTGCAGACGGGCGGGAGGGGAACTATTGCATATATCTATGGCGGCCGCGTTATAGCGGGCTTCGGCATCGGCGGCATGTCGGCCATCACTCCCATCTATGTCTCGGAGAACTGTCCTCCTAACGTGCGCGGTCGTATCGCCGGTTTGTTCCAGGAGTTCCTTGTGATTGGTGTGACAGTTTCGTACTGGCTCTGCTATGGTGTCGAGAAGAATATTGCGCCATCGACGAAGCAGTGGCGGATTCCAATTGGTTTCCAGCTTGTGCCAAGTGGGCTGATGTTCATCGGCCTGTGGTTCCTGAAGGAGTCGCCCCGCTGGTTGATGAAGCAGGGTCGCCGCGAGGAGGCAACGGCGTCGCTCGCTTTCACGCGGCGCGCTGATCCAAACAGCGACGAGGTGCagcaggaactggctgaGATCCGGGCGTCTATCGAAGAGGAGCTCCGCTCCACCGAGGGCGTCACCTGGCGCGAGGTCCTGCTGCCGGGGAACAGGTTGCGATTCCTCAATGCATTCTTGATCATGTTCTGGCAGCAGTTCTCCGGCACGAACAGTATCGGGTACTACGCGCCGCAGCTGTTCCAGACTATCGGAGTGGCTTCCACCGACACCAGTCTTTTCACCACGGGTATCTATGGAGTCGTCAAGGTCGTTTCCACAggtcttttccttcttatCGGAATTGACCGGTTCGGTCGTAAGTGGTCTTTGGTCGGTGGAGGTTGGGCCATGGCCGTCTTTATGTTCATTCTGGGTGCAGTCCTGGTTTCATACCCCCCTGTGAACACTGACACAATCTCCAATGCAAGCATTGCAATGATCGTAATGATCTACCTTTACGTTATCAG CTACTCCGCCTCCTGGGGTCCCATCCCGTGGGTATACATTTCGGAAATCTTCCCAACGCGCCTGCGGGCCTATGGTGTCGGCATGGGCTCGGCCACCCAGTGGCTGTTCAACTTTGTTGTAACAAAGTTCACCCCCTCTGCCATTAGCAACATTGGCTGGCGCACGTTCATTATGTTTGgtgtcttctgctttgctATGGGCTTGTGGGTGTGCATCTTTATCAAAGAGACCAAGGGAAAGAGGCTtgaggatatggacgacATCTTTGGGGGAAAGACCGTCGAGCAGATGCAGAAAGATATCGAGCAGGCAGATGTTGAGGAGCAGACAGAGGTGGAAAAGACCCAGACAAGACATGAAGAGCAGGTGGTTCGTTAA
- a CDS encoding L-methionine (R)-S-oxide reductase (transcript_id=CADANIAT00000794), which produces MPHADSSYFGSGSKAEIYAQVIQQAKGLVTGQRNWVSNFSNVASLLWHAYAALPAPSSSVNWAGFYIRQDQFPSKETAESTEAARVKETLWLGPFQGRPACQEIRFGRGVCGAAAAKRETVVVPDVLEFPGHIACDASSRSEIVVPILAGGETVAIIDIDCAEPSGFDDEDKEYLEELAALLSESCDWSV; this is translated from the exons ATG CCCCACGCAGACTCCTCTTACTTCGGATCTGGCTCTAAAGCCGAGATTTATGCGCAGGTCATTCAGCAAGCCAAGGGCCTTGTGACAGGACAGCGCAACTGGGTCAG CAACTTCTCCAATGTCGCCTCCCTCCTCTGGCACGCCTACGCCGCGCTTCCggccccctcctcctccgtgaATTGGGCTGGTTTCTACATCCGCCAAGATCAATTCCCTTCCAAAGAGACAGCTGAATCGACAGAAGCCGCTCGTGTGAAAGAAACGCTCTGGCTCGGTCCCTTCCAGGGCCGTCCAGCTTGCCAGGAGATCCGGTTTGGTCGCGGCGTGTGCggggcggcggcggcgaagcGCGAGACGGTCGTTGTTCCCGATGTGCTGGAGTTCCCCGGGCACATTGCTTGTGATGCGAGTAGTCGAAGTGAAATTGTGGTGCCGATTCTGGCGGGCGGCGAG ACGGTCGCGATTATTGATATAGACTGCGCCGAGCCGTCGGGtttcgatgatgaggataaGGAGTATCTTGAGGAATTGGCAGCGCTACTTTCTGAGAGCTGCGACTGGTCAGTATGA
- a CDS encoding agmatinase (transcript_id=CADANIAT00000795) gives MDFLAVGLVSILSPVLAREITFPPIAAIQSDQFILGQHEKNIDIVSGSQFSGLTTFAHIPYVNCFIDSEAESTPYDIAMLGAPFDTGVTARPGARYGPGGIRLGSRRIQGWNIYTGQNVFESWAKLVDCGDAPLTWLDNTVALKQLDLAHKVLSFSLSVFSGNARLRLWQVISSRATNSTENGRTPRIVTLGGDHTTTLSALRSTYKHFGPVSVIHFDSHIGKLLLSMEHPLLIVVDTWEPEGLIRDNSIHVGIRGPVIRPKGDIRNDIRCGFSIIKARDLDRLGVAGVVEEIKTRVGNSKVYISVDIDVLDPAFAPAVATGTAEPGGFTTRELLSILDALRGLPVVGGDVVEVAPIYDTMAETTTLAAAEVAHSLLGLMIDTPVVD, from the exons ATGGACTTCCTCGCCGTAGGACTTGTCTCCATCCTCTCCCCAGTCCTCGCAAGGGAAATTACCTTTCCTCCCATTGCTGCCATCCAATCAGACCAATTCATCCTCGGTCAGCATGAGAAGAATATCGACATCGTCAGCGGTAGCCAATTTTCTGGCTTAACCACGTTCGCCCATATCCCCTATGTTAACTGTTTCATTGACAGCGAAGCCGAATCAACACCGTATGATATCGCCATGCTTGGGGCACCATTCGACACG GGAGTCACGGCTCGCCCGGGCGCAAGATACGGACCCGGAGGTATCCGACTCGGCTCGCGCCGCATCCAAGGTTGGAACATCTACACTGGGCAGAACGTCTTTGAGAGTTGGGCAAAGCTCGTGGATTGTGGGGATGCGCCGTTAACGTGGTTGGACAATACGGTTGCATTGAAGCAGCTTGATCTTGCACATAAGGTACTTTCATTTTCACTTTCTGTCTTTTCCGGGAATGCGAGGCTGAGGTTATGGCAGGTCATCTCTTCGCGTGCAACGAACAGTACGGAGAATGGCCGCACACCGCGTATTGTTACCCTGGGAGGGGACCATACGACGACGTTGTCGGCATTGAGGTCGACGTATAAGCATTTTGGGCCGGTGTCGGTGATCCACTTTGATAGTCATATTGGTAAGCTTCTTCTGAGTATGGAGCATCCGTTGCTGATTGTGGTAGATACGTGGGAACCTGAG GGACTCATCCGCGACAACTCCATTCACGTCGGAATTCGCGGCCCCGTCATCCGTCCTAAAGGCGACATCAGAAACGATATCCGCTGCGGCTTCTCGATTATCAAAGCCCGGGATCTAGATCGTCTCGGTGTAGCCGGTGTAgtggaggagatcaagacccgCGTTGGTAACAGCAAGGTCTACATCTCGGTGGACATTGATGTTTTGGATCCTGCTTTTGCACCAG CGGTAGCGACCGGAACCGCAGAGCCCGGCGGATTCACGACCCGCGAGCTCCTCTCTATCCTCGACGCTCTGCGCGGCCTGCCGGTCGTTGGCGGAGACGTGGTCGAGGTAGCGCCAATCTATGACACCATGGCGGAAACGACCACGCTAGCTGCGGCGGAGGTCGCGCATTCTCTGCTTGGGCTGATGATTGACACTCCAGTTGTTGATTAG
- a CDS encoding uncharacterized protein (transcript_id=CADANIAT00000796) produces the protein MQGSCFTLHTCRCRSIEDTVHLTPLHQIATCYELPEHSRSQSLFWCIMAMPSIVVCSGGHSATLADDQTTTGTRAPLRASAHDHSSSAKAYRIRVAEDRCVRSCAA, from the exons ATGCAAGGGAGCTGTTTCACCCTCCATACTTGCCGGTGCAG ATCAATAGAGGATACGGTGCATCTTACACCGCTTCATCAGATTGCAACGTGCTATGAATTACCTGAGCATTCCCGGTCTCAGTCTCTATTTTGGTGTATCATGGCAATGCCCTCTATTGTTGTGTGTTCAGGTGGACATTCAGCCACGCTAGCCGATGATCAGACGACCACCGGCACCCGGGCCCCTCTGAGAGCTTCAGCTCACGACCACTCGTCGTCCGCGAAAGCATATAGAATACGCGTTGCTGAAGATCGATGCGTTCGTAGTTGCGCCGCTTAA
- a CDS encoding uncharacterized protein (transcript_id=CADANIAT00000797), producing MFCSANFSSPSPSPHRLHTRDHLESLIAKHGRPTRFSLSSLDELTTTRSTYNPPSPLPRSRSPVPELSDLFEDSSSNYHPRSRPIPIPRTYSTREEDIPVTPLTGRFERDYFPHRDSSPERNQYKRTLPRHRRYYSDRDRMRSDSSTFYSPVASTMSSSGRPDSPQQARGQTTAKSAPTFHLGDLPRFHPAVYQSSTNSQSMAAPPSPRQSRQSVYRPSSSSRDPVSQYREFFEGVVLQKPVSRPLSPSPAAPRLNPLNSPGPVTPLALEEAGGYLSAGSSNRSELSRELQRSAPAPDLLDRMLARENDKVRQNARKSTKGW from the coding sequence ATGTTTTGTTCAGCCAActtctcgtctccttctccgtctcctcATCGGCTTCACACTCGTGACCATCTGGAAAGTTTGATCGCCAAACACGGTCGGCCGACTCGCTTCTCCCTTTCATCCCTTGATGAATTGACTACTACCCGTTCCACTTATAATCCTCCatcccccctcccccgctCTCGTTCGCCTGTCCCCGAACTGTCCGATCTGTTTGAGGACTCCTCTTCGAACTACCATCCCCGGTCAAGGCCTATACCGATACCCAGGACGTACTCTACACgcgaggaggatatcccTGTCACGCCGTTGACTGGACGATTCGAGCGAGACTATTTTCCTCATCGCGATAGCTCACCAGAAAGAAATCAATACAAACGCACTCTGCCCCGGCACCGTCGTTATTACAGCGACAGAGACAGAATGCGTTCTGATAGCTCGACCTTTTACTCTCCGGTTGCTTCGACCATGTCCTCGTCGGGGCGTCCCGACTCTCCGCAGCAAGCTCGCGGGCAAACCACAGCCAAGTCAGCCCCGACATTCCATCTCGGTGATCTCCCTCGGTTCCATCCCGCTGTCTACCAATCTTCGACCAACTCTCAATCCATGGCTGCGCCGCCGTCGCCACGCCAGTCTCGACAGAGCGTATATCgtccgtcgtcgtcgtctcgAGATCCCGTTTCTCAGTACCGGGAATTCTTTGAGGGCGTTGTTCTTCAGAAACCCGTGTCACGCCCACTTTCACCCAGTCCGGCTGCCCCTCGATTGAATCCGCTCAATAGCCCAGGCCCTGTTACGCCGCTCGCGTTGGAAGAGGCTGGTGGCTACCTTTCTGCAGGCTCCTCCAATAGGTCGGAGCTGTCACGGGAACTCCAGCGTTCGGCGCCGGCGCCTGATCTGTTGGACCGTATGCTTGCTCGGGAAAATGACAAGGTTAGACAAAATGCACGGAAGTCTACCAAGGGGTGGTAA
- a CDS encoding putative mitochondrial carrier protein (transcript_id=CADANIAT00000798), protein MSSTATPAPALDAAESQSQSQSRNGVRPAPTTGSKRDYKGFVAGVFSGIAKLSVGHPFDTVKVRLQTSKDGHFKGPLDCVLQTVRKESVSGLYKGATPPLVGWMVMDSVMLGSLTLYRRLLLENVFSNPSIRAMTPFAKNQSDLHTLPSFGHGIAGIMAGTTVSFIAAPVEHVKARLQIQYAADKSKRLYSGPIDCTRRILSAHGISGLYRGLCATILFRSFFFFWWGSYDVLTRLMKERTSLSAPAINFWAGGISAQIFWITSYPSDVVKQRLMTDPMGGTLGDGERKFRWWKDAAKAVYRERGWKGYWRGFVPCFLRAFPANAMALVAFEGVMRWLP, encoded by the exons ATGTCGTCCACCGCAACACCCGCGCCCGCCTTGGACGCGGCCGAGTCacagtcgcagtcgcagtcgcgGAATGGCGTCAGACCGGCGCCTACGACAGGCTCGAAACGGGACTACAAGGGATTTGTAGCTGGAGTGTTTTCGGGAATTGCTAAGCTGAGTG TTGGTCACCC ATTTGACACAGTCAAAGTACGATTACAAACGAGCAAAGACGGGCATTTCAAAGGTCCGCTGGATTGCGTGCTCCAGACGGTTAGGAAAGAAAGTGTTTCGGGTTTATACAAGGGGGCGACGCCACCGTTAGTTGGGTGGATGGTTATGGACTCAGT AATGCTTGGGTCCCTAACGTTATACCGCCGTCTGCTACTTGAAAATGTCTTCTCGAACCCTTCAATACGTGCTATGACTCCGTTTGCGAAGAACCAGTCTGACCTACATACACTGCCGAGTTTCGGACACGGCATTGCCGGTATTATGGCGGGCACGACGGTCAGCTTTATAGCTGCCCCTGTTGAGCATGTCAAGGCACGGCTTCAGATCCAGTACGCAGCTGATAAGTCGAAGCGGTTGTACAGCGGGCCGATAGACTGCACGCGCAGAATC CTTAGCGCCCACGGCATCAGCGGCCTCTACCGTGGCCTCTGTGCAACAATCCTCTTCcgctcctttttcttcttctggtggGGCTCCTACGACGTTCTGACGCGTCTGATGAAAGAGCGAACTTCCCTTTCAGCACCGGCAATAAACTTCTGGGCCGGTGGTATCTCGGcccagatcttctggatcaCGTCGTATCCGTCGGACGTGGTGAAGCAGCGGCTCATGACGGATCCGATGGGCGGGACGCTTGGCGACGGGGAACGGAAGTTCCGGTGGTGGAAGGATGCGGCGAAGGCAGTATATCGGGAGAGAGGCTGGAAGGGCTACTGGAGGGGCTTTGTGCCTTGCTTCCTCAGAGCGTTCCCGGCTAATGCGATGGCGCTGGTTGCGTTCGAGGGGGTGATGAGATGGCTACCTTAA
- a CDS encoding mannosyltransferase complex subunit MNN9 (transcript_id=CADANIAT00000799): protein MAVARKMRRTSPITIVLASLMAIGFLCFLFSSPSTPPASTSSTTTNSRLEDTAKHPLSPPTKPFIPQPVHGDGRHVQAPPVIKYDLNALTTSSDSTSHSERILILTPLTRFYQGYWDNIEKLSYPHEIISLGFIIPHTKYGDAALSALEKAIAKTQTGPEENRFASITILRQDFDPPLITQNEKERHKLENQKARRESMSRARNSLLFTTLGPATSWVLWLDSDIVETPETLIQDLTSHNRPVIVPNCFQRYYNTDTKSYDVRPYDFNSWIDSSTAQALGDTLKPDEILLEGYAELPTYRTLMAYQADTKNPRPKRVIDLDGVGGTALMVKAEVHRDGAMFPAFPFYHLVETEGFAKMAKRLGYSVHGLPDYFVYHYNE from the exons ATGGCCGTCGCGCGCAAAATGCGGCGTACGAGTCCAATAACCATAGTACTAGCCTCGCTAATGGCGATCGGCTTCCTTTGCTTCCTAttctcctctccatccacaCCTCCAGCGTCGACCTCTTCCACGACGACGAATTCCCGACTCGAAGACACAGCAAAACACCCTCTCTCCCCTCCCACAAAACCCTTTATCCCACAACCAGTCCACGGTGACGGCCGGCACGTCCAGGCGCCCCCCGTTATAAAATATGACCTGAACGCTCTCACAACCAGCAGCGACTCAACCAGCCACTCCGagcgcatcctcatcctcactcCTCTCACTCGCTTCTATCAGGGATACTGGGACAACATCGAGAAACTCAGCTACCCGCATGAGATCATTAGCCTGGGCTTCATAATCCCACACACAAAATACGGCGACGCCGCACTCTCAGCCCTCGAAAAAGCAATCGCGAAGACACAGACAGGCCCTGAAGAGAACCGTTTCGCATCTATCACAATCCTTCGCCAGGACTTCGATCCACCACTGATAACTCAGAACGAGAAGGAGCGCCATAAACTCGAAAACCAGAAAGCCCGTCGTGAATCTATGTCCCGCGCACGCAATagcctcctcttcacaaCTCTGGGTCCTGCTACGTCCTGGGTCCTCTGGCTAGACTCGGACATCGTCGAAACCCCAGAAACCCTAATCCAAGACCTCACCTCGCATAACCGCCCCGTAATCGTCCCAAATTGCTTCCAGCGATACTACAATACCGACACGAAATCGTACGACGTCCGCCCCTACGACTTCAACTCCTGGATTGATTCCTCTACTGCCCAAGCGCTGGGTGATACGCTAAAGCCTGATGAAATCCTGCTGGAAGGATACGCGGAGCTCCCGACGTATCGCACCCTCATGGCCTATCAAGCAGATACTAAGAATCCGCGCCCGAAGCGTGTCATTGATCTCGATGGTGTGGGCGGCACGGCGCTTATGGTTAAGGCGGAAGTGCATCGTGATGGCGCAATGTTTCCTGCGTTCCCGTTTTATCATCTAGTTGAGACAGAGGGGTTtgcgaagatggcgaaacGGCTGGGGTATAGTGTGCATGGGTTGCCGGATTATTTT GTATACCACTATAACGAGTGA
- a CDS encoding Zn(2+) transporter YKE4 (transcript_id=CADANIAT00000800), translated as MLFYNTPSARRIGLALIVGIAFFSALATAHETFAVGELSVSQIEERLQSCPFVESLNEHKRATSPPTTSLTSKIFSILFPGSPAVNALLATVYISGPPNFLLALCPPNIDPSSLSVMVAFAVGGLLGDTLFHLLPEIFLGEDSPDHVRFVMVEPNRNLLLGLGIMVGFFTFVAMDKALRIATGGEGHDHSHSHSHSHSAPETAVATGASTTSSNTKLKQRKTAGSHPDIPDTDSSKNEINPSVKLGGYLNLIADFTHNITDGLAMSSSFYASPTIGATTTVAVFFHEIPHEVGDFALLIQSGFSKRKAMGAQFVTAIGAFLGTLIGIAVQELGGSGSPTTADGLASSPVSGLLGTSLTWGDMLLPFTAGTFLYVGTVSVIPELLETGKNKSVEIKKTIVQFAAVAVGAGIMLALVPPYKRLVPC; from the exons atgTTGTTCTACAATACTCCGTCCGCACGCAGGATTGGGCTTGCGCTGATTGTTGGAAttgctttcttctctgctttggCTACGGCTCACGAAACCTTCGCGGTTGGTGAGCTGTCTGTCAGCCAGATCGAGGAGAGATTGCAG AGCTGTCCGTTCGTGGAGTCCCTCAATGAACACAAGCGTGCTACAAGCCCACCAACAACAAGCTTAACGTCCAAGATCTTCTCGATTCTCTTCCCCGGCAGCCCGGCGGTGAATGCCCTTCTTGCTACAGTATACATCTCCGGACCTCCGA ACTTCCTCCTAGCCCTATGCCCTCCTAATATCGACCCCTCGTCATTGTCCGTCATGGTCGCCTTTGCCGTTGGAGGCCTCCTTGGCGACACGCTattccatcttctcccggAAATCTTCCTCGGAGAAGACTCCCCAGACCACGTCCGCTTCGTCATGGTGGAACCAAACCGGAACCTCCTGCTGGGCCTCGGTATCATGGTTGGCTTCTTCACATTTGTCGCAATGGATAAAGCACTCCGCATCGCAACAGGTGGGGAGGGTCATGATCACTCACACTCccactctcactctcactcAGCGCCTGAGACTGCTGTAGCCACTGGCGCCAGCACAACCTCTTCCAACaccaagctcaagcagcGCAAAACGGCTGGGTCGCATCCAGACATACCTGATAccgacagcagcaaaaacGAGATTAACCCCAGCGTCAAACTCGGCGGTTACCTCAATCTCATCGCCGACTTTACGCACAACATCACCGACGGCCTCGCCATGTCGTCCTCTTTCTACGCCTCCCCCACTATCGGCGCAACAACGACTGTAGCCGTCTTTTTCCACGAAATCCCCCACGAAGTTGGCGACTTTGCCCTCCTCATTCAATCCGGCTTCTCCAAGCGCAAGGCCATGGGCGCGCAGTTTGTAACAGCGATCGGAGCCTTCCTAGGCACTCTAATCGGCATTGCCGTCCAGGAGCTCGGCGGCTCTGGCTCCCCCACCACTGCGGACGGTCTTGCATCTTCGCCCGTTTCTGGCCTGCTCGGGACAAGTCTTACATGGGGCGATATGCTCCTCCCTTTCACGGCGGGGACGTTTCTGTACGTCGGTACAGTCTCAGTTATTCCCGAGCTGTTGGAGACggggaagaacaagagcgTAGAGATCAAGAAAACGATTGTCCAGTTTGCGGCTGTTGCAGTTGGAGCTGGGATTATGCTTGCGTTAGTTCCCCCATATAAGCGTCTTGTGCCTTGCTGA